The proteins below are encoded in one region of Halostella salina:
- a CDS encoding cbb3-type cytochrome c oxidase subunit I, whose product MGGFPLHSTSSDGRNRRCPAIHQSQLFGFKFVVYSTLAIGVLSFGVWAHHMFASGIDPRLRASFMVVSLAIAVPTAVKTFNWIATMWNGRIRLTTPMLFCIGFVSNLIIGGITGVFLAAIPIDLILHDTYYVVGHFHYFLMGGTVFAVFAAIYYWFPLVSGRMYQKTLAKWHFWLSMLGVNITFFAMLLMGYLGMPRRYATYELTVGPVDVLTALHQTATLGAVIITVAQLIWFYNMVTSWLEGPRVPDADPWNLKENGLRTAEWAWFEQKRETALADGGEESDEDCK is encoded by the coding sequence ATCGGTGGTTTCCCGCTTCATTCCACTAGTTCTGACGGTCGAAACCGACGCTGTCCAGCGATTCACCAGAGCCAATTGTTCGGGTTCAAATTCGTGGTCTACTCGACGCTCGCAATCGGCGTCCTCTCGTTTGGTGTCTGGGCACACCATATGTTTGCGAGCGGAATCGATCCCAGGCTCCGGGCGTCGTTCATGGTAGTTTCTCTCGCAATTGCGGTCCCAACTGCCGTAAAAACGTTCAACTGGATCGCGACGATGTGGAACGGACGGATCCGCCTCACAACGCCGATGCTGTTCTGCATCGGGTTCGTGTCGAATCTGATTATTGGCGGTATCACCGGCGTCTTTCTCGCAGCAATTCCCATTGACCTCATTCTCCACGACACCTATTACGTGGTTGGTCACTTCCATTACTTCCTCATGGGCGGAACCGTCTTCGCGGTCTTCGCCGCGATATATTACTGGTTCCCGCTCGTCTCAGGGCGAATGTATCAGAAGACTCTCGCAAAGTGGCATTTCTGGTTGAGTATGCTGGGCGTGAATATCACGTTCTTCGCAATGCTTCTGATGGGGTATCTGGGAATGCCCCGCCGATACGCAACCTACGAATTAACGGTCGGTCCGGTCGATGTACTCACGGCTCTCCATCAAACGGCTACGCTGGGGGCAGTGATCATCACGGTTGCCCAACTCATCTGGTTCTATAATATGGTCACGTCTTGGCTCGAAGGGCCGCGAGTACCGGATGCTGATCCATGGAATCTCAAAGAAAATGGGCTCCGAACAGCAGAATGGGCGTGGTTCGAACAAAAACGCGAGACCGCGTTGGCTGACGGGGGCGAGGAATCGGACGAGGACTGCAAATAA